A window of the Harmonia axyridis chromosome 5, icHarAxyr1.1, whole genome shotgun sequence genome harbors these coding sequences:
- the LOC123680077 gene encoding josephin-like protein, protein MSSCNSNEIYHERQVRELCALHALNNLFQCKDFSKSELDLICNNLSPDNWINPHKSMLGIGNYDINVIMKALQSRGCEAIWFDKRKDPTSLNFRNIIGLIFNIPSDYKFSFITIPLNRKHWATIREIDGIFYNLDSKLDAPLAIGTEMELITFLKTEIDSKDKEMFIVVSNEVAGKKSWLKDPDSYRNEPDNIEGRGAQILQLKDILPVVPGPQTL, encoded by the exons ATGAGTTCCtgtaattcaaatgaaatttatcatGAGAGACAAGTGAGAGAATTGTGTGCCCTTCATGCgctgaataatttatttcaatgtaagGACTTCTCTAAATCTGAATTAGATCTCATTTGTAATAACTTATCTCCTGATAATTGGATAAATCCTCATAAATCTATGTTAGGCATTGGTAATTATGATATTAATGTTATTATGAAAGCCTTGCAATCAAGAGGCTGTGAAGCAATTTGGTTCGATAAAAGAAA gGATCCTACTtctttgaattttcgaaatattattgGTTTAATCTTCAATATCCCGAGTGACTACAAATTTAGTTTcattacaatacctttgaatAGAAAACATTGGGCCACAATAAGAgaaattgatggaatattttataatttagatTCCAAACTTGATGCTCCACTAGCAATAGGAACT GAAATGGAACTAATAACTTTCCTCAAAACAGAAATAGATAGCAAAGATAAGGAAATGTTTATAGTTGTGAGCAATGAAGTAGCTGGAAAAAAAAGTTGGCTTAAAGATCCTGATAGTTATAGAAATGAACCAGATAACATTGAGGGGAGAGGGGCACAAATCCTCCAGTTAAAAGATATTCTACCTGTGGTCCCTGGACCTCAAACATTATAA
- the LOC123680078 gene encoding apolipoprotein D-like — protein MVRQLFTLVIVGFLVKIIVCSGLGRCPKQEPMENFNMTRFTGRWFEVERSFYLVELLYSCVTVEMETISNFKLNISVVSRSRWSDGITVSEGYATQTRKDPAIFVYKVNTKLPRLFSKYLPAAGAYQVIDTDYDTYAILWSCSDYVIAHNDNIWIWGRKKELNVTTRAYIYEILEVNELDPERLTLPKNGNCLD, from the exons ATGGTTAGGCAACTATTTACTTTGGTAATTGTAGGCTTTTTGGTTAAAATAATTGTGTGTTCTGGATTAGGAAGATGTCCAAAACAAGAGcccatggaaaatttcaatatgaccAGG ttCACTGGTCGTTGGTTTGAAGTTGAAAGATCGTTTTATTTGGTAGAATTATTATACAGCTGTGTAACTGTGGAAATGGAAACGATTTCGaatttcaagttgaatatttctGTGGTTTCGAGGAGTAGGTG gTCAGACGGAATAACCGTAAGTGAAGGTTATGCAACCCAAACGAGAAAAGATCCAGCTATCTTTGTATATAAGGTGAATACAAAACTACCAAGACTGTTTTCCAAGTATCTACCTGCCGCTGGAGCATATCAAGTAATAGATACTGATTATGACACGTATGCAATACTTTGGTCATGTTCCGATTATGTTATTGCTCATAATG aTAATATTTGGATATGGGGTAGAAAAAAAGAGTTGAATGTTACAACTAGAgcttatatttatgaaattttagaAGTGAACGAATTGGATCCGGAGAGGCTGACGTTACCAAAAAATGGGAATTGCTTAGATTGA
- the LOC123680076 gene encoding sugar transporter SWEET1 isoform X1, with the protein MHEDTLKNFLGFTASISTILQFLTGALVCQKVVTNKSTGDQSALPFVCGCLSTSLWLRYGFFIKDTSIILVNSIGAALFFGYVITFALYSIRKFFQGVVCRQVSGCALTLTFILIYIQNVASPPIAQRHLGLICTLMTILFFGAPLVSLMHVLKVRSTESLPFPIILSSFLVSAQWMVYGVLLGDPYVQIPNFLGCVLTGFQLCLFYCFAQGSKGYSSELI; encoded by the exons ATGCATGAAGATACGTTGAAGAATTTCCTTGGATTTACGGCGTCAATAAGTACTATACTTCAATTTTTGACTGGAGC tCTAGTATGTCAGAAGGTTGTTACTAATAAGAGTACCGGCGATCAATCCGCATTACCATTTGTGTGCGGTTGTCTTTCTACAAGTCTTTGGCTAAGATATGGGTTCTTTATAAAAGATACCTCTATTATACTGGTAAATTCAATTGGCGCTGCCTTATTTTTTGGATATGTGATAACATTTGCACTTTACAGTATAAGAAAG TTTTTTCAGGGTGTTGTATGTCGACAAGTTTCAGGATGTGCTTTGACTTTAACATTTATTTTAATCTATATACAAAATGTAGCGTCGCCTCCAATAGCTCAGAGGCATTTAGGTCTAATATGTACACTAATGACGATATTATTTTTCGGTGCACCATTAGTGTCACTAATGCATGTGTTGAAAGTACGCAGCACTGAAAGTTTACCATTCCCCATAATACTTTCATCATTCCTAGTTTCTGCCCAGTGGATGGTATATGGAGTCCTCTTAGGAGATCCATATGTGCAA ATTCCAAACTTTCTTGGATGTGTTCTCACAGGGTTCCAActatgtttattttattgttttgcaCAAGGTTCAAAGGGTTATTCAAGTGAACTGATATAA
- the LOC123680076 gene encoding sugar transporter SWEET1 isoform X2, with the protein MHEDTLKNFLGFTASISTILQFLTGALVCQKVVTNKSTGDQSALPFVCGCLSTSLWLRYGFFIKDTSIILVNSIGAALFFGYVITFALYSIRKGVVCRQVSGCALTLTFILIYIQNVASPPIAQRHLGLICTLMTILFFGAPLVSLMHVLKVRSTESLPFPIILSSFLVSAQWMVYGVLLGDPYVQIPNFLGCVLTGFQLCLFYCFAQGSKGYSSELI; encoded by the exons ATGCATGAAGATACGTTGAAGAATTTCCTTGGATTTACGGCGTCAATAAGTACTATACTTCAATTTTTGACTGGAGC tCTAGTATGTCAGAAGGTTGTTACTAATAAGAGTACCGGCGATCAATCCGCATTACCATTTGTGTGCGGTTGTCTTTCTACAAGTCTTTGGCTAAGATATGGGTTCTTTATAAAAGATACCTCTATTATACTGGTAAATTCAATTGGCGCTGCCTTATTTTTTGGATATGTGATAACATTTGCACTTTACAGTATAAGAAAG GGTGTTGTATGTCGACAAGTTTCAGGATGTGCTTTGACTTTAACATTTATTTTAATCTATATACAAAATGTAGCGTCGCCTCCAATAGCTCAGAGGCATTTAGGTCTAATATGTACACTAATGACGATATTATTTTTCGGTGCACCATTAGTGTCACTAATGCATGTGTTGAAAGTACGCAGCACTGAAAGTTTACCATTCCCCATAATACTTTCATCATTCCTAGTTTCTGCCCAGTGGATGGTATATGGAGTCCTCTTAGGAGATCCATATGTGCAA ATTCCAAACTTTCTTGGATGTGTTCTCACAGGGTTCCAActatgtttattttattgttttgcaCAAGGTTCAAAGGGTTATTCAAGTGAACTGATATAA